A window of the Acidovorax sp. YS12 genome harbors these coding sequences:
- a CDS encoding polyisoprenoid-binding protein, with protein MNRIAKLSAALLVSFAAASPALAAPEVYNVEGTHTFPRFSYSHFGLSTQLSKFDKTTGTVTLDKAAKTGAVDITIDMTSVNTGFDVFNGHIQGEDFLDTAKYPTATFKSTKVTFEGDKPVAIDGNLTIKGVTKPVTLKVTHFVNMPHPMLKKDAIGANATTTIKRTEFNAGKYAPNVGDEVTITVSLEAIKN; from the coding sequence ATGAACCGTATCGCCAAGCTCTCCGCCGCCCTGCTCGTCAGCTTTGCCGCCGCCTCCCCTGCGCTGGCCGCGCCCGAGGTTTACAACGTGGAAGGCACGCACACCTTCCCGCGTTTCTCGTACAGCCACTTCGGCCTGTCCACCCAGCTGTCCAAGTTCGACAAGACCACCGGCACCGTGACGCTGGACAAGGCCGCCAAGACCGGCGCCGTGGACATCACCATCGATATGACCTCGGTGAACACCGGCTTCGACGTGTTCAACGGCCACATCCAGGGCGAGGACTTCCTCGACACCGCCAAGTACCCCACGGCCACGTTCAAGTCCACCAAGGTGACATTCGAGGGCGACAAGCCGGTGGCGATCGACGGCAACCTGACCATCAAGGGCGTGACCAAGCCCGTGACGCTGAAGGTGACGCATTTCGTGAACATGCCCCATCCCATGCTGAAGAAGGACGCCATCGGCGCCAACGCCACCACCACCATCAAGCGCACCGAGTTCAACGCCGGCAAGTATGCGCCGAACGTGGGTGACGAGGTGACGATCACCGTTTCCCTCGAAGCAATCAAGAACTGA
- a CDS encoding gamma-glutamylcyclotransferase, translating into MTALPAPLRDPAPMLARTLAEWGGQQDLWVFGYGSLIWRPEFPFAERHPARVHGWHRALKMWSRVNRGTPECPGLVLALLPGGSCQGMAFRIERAQVARILPPLWQREMVLGVYDPRWLPCRITAGGAVQGTVRALAFTLSRRSPSHTGELTEAQYRRIFNQARGIYGSTHDYARATYDELRRLGIHDRALGRLLAYAAPDGAAQ; encoded by the coding sequence ATGACTGCCCTGCCCGCGCCGCTGCGCGACCCCGCCCCGATGCTCGCGCGCACCCTGGCCGAATGGGGCGGCCAGCAGGATCTGTGGGTTTTTGGCTACGGGTCGCTCATCTGGCGCCCCGAGTTTCCCTTCGCCGAACGGCACCCGGCGCGCGTGCACGGCTGGCACCGCGCACTCAAGATGTGGAGCCGGGTCAACCGGGGCACGCCCGAGTGCCCCGGCCTGGTGCTGGCCCTGCTGCCCGGGGGCAGTTGCCAGGGCATGGCCTTCCGCATCGAACGCGCGCAGGTGGCGCGCATCCTGCCGCCCCTGTGGCAGCGCGAAATGGTGCTCGGCGTGTACGACCCGCGCTGGCTGCCCTGCCGCATCACGGCCGGTGGCGCGGTGCAGGGCACGGTGCGCGCGCTGGCCTTCACGCTCTCGCGCCGCAGCCCGAGCCATACCGGCGAACTCACCGAGGCCCAGTACCGCCGCATCTTCAACCAGGCGCGCGGCATCTACGGCAGCACGCACGACTACGCCCGGGCCACCTACGACGAACTGCGCCGCCTGGGCATCCACGACCGCGCGCTCGGTCGCCTGCTGGCCTACGCCGCGCCGGACGGCGCGGCACAATGA
- the msrA gene encoding peptide-methionine (S)-S-oxide reductase MsrA — MERLVETQQNRKLETIVLGGGCFWCTEAIFGRVRGVTDVQSGYANGHVPHPSYEQVCTGSTGHAEVVRLRFDPGQIGLRAILEIFLATHDPTSLNRQGNDVGTQYRSGIYYSDPAHEAVARAVLRELAENGAHGAPIVTEVAPLAAYWPAEDYHQDYFVKHPHQGYCAFVVGPKVEHFQTAFARYCHETSADRR, encoded by the coding sequence ATGGAAAGACTCGTTGAAACTCAACAGAACAGAAAGCTTGAGACGATAGTTTTGGGCGGCGGCTGCTTCTGGTGCACCGAGGCGATTTTCGGCCGCGTGCGCGGCGTGACCGATGTGCAGAGCGGGTACGCCAACGGCCATGTGCCGCACCCTTCGTACGAGCAGGTCTGCACCGGCAGCACGGGGCATGCCGAGGTGGTGCGGCTGCGCTTCGATCCCGGGCAGATCGGCCTGCGCGCCATTCTGGAGATTTTCCTGGCCACGCACGACCCGACCTCGCTCAACCGCCAGGGCAACGATGTCGGGACGCAGTACCGCAGCGGCATCTATTACAGCGATCCGGCGCACGAGGCCGTGGCCCGCGCCGTGCTGCGCGAACTGGCGGAAAACGGCGCCCATGGCGCGCCCATCGTGACCGAGGTGGCGCCGCTGGCGGCGTACTGGCCCGCCGAGGACTACCACCAGGACTACTTCGTGAAACACCCCCACCAGGGCTACTGCGCCTTCGTGGTCGGCCCCAAGGTGGAGCACTTCCAGACGGCCTTTGCGCGCTACTGTCACGAAACCAGCGCCGATCGGCGTTAA
- a CDS encoding AEC family transporter produces the protein MDSPVFSSLIPVILCIGIGFFAARMGWVRAAAIPDFSNLVFLVLTPALLFRTMGAVRIQELNFRPVALYFLAAGLMFAVTMAVSGFSTRAAARGLAHMFSNTLMIGVPLVGLVYGKEGLVTLITLISLHSLILLTGVTIVFELAEAHERQKSGQSAPRPMLHTVLQAVRSGILHPVPLPILAGLVFAQTGLKLPGVVDHSLQVLGQALGPMALLLVGVTLAYTPVGQHLRSAWGIALAKTVLHPLLLAALAWLFGLSGLPVAVMFMAASLPVGANVFLFTQRYGVLQQEVSASIAVSTALALLTVPLMLALAQRFLA, from the coding sequence GTGGATTCCCCCGTCTTCTCTTCCCTCATCCCGGTCATCCTGTGCATCGGCATCGGCTTCTTCGCGGCGCGCATGGGCTGGGTGCGCGCGGCGGCAATTCCCGATTTCTCCAACCTCGTGTTCCTAGTGCTCACGCCCGCGCTGCTGTTTCGCACCATGGGCGCGGTGCGCATCCAGGAACTGAACTTCCGCCCCGTGGCGCTGTACTTCCTGGCGGCGGGGCTGATGTTCGCGGTGACGATGGCGGTGTCGGGCTTTTCCACGCGCGCGGCGGCGCGCGGGCTGGCGCACATGTTCAGCAATACGCTGATGATCGGCGTGCCCCTGGTCGGGCTGGTGTACGGCAAGGAAGGGCTGGTGACGCTCATCACCCTGATCTCGCTGCACTCGCTGATCCTGCTGACGGGCGTCACCATCGTCTTCGAGCTGGCCGAGGCGCACGAGCGCCAGAAGTCGGGCCAGAGCGCGCCGCGCCCCATGCTGCACACCGTGCTGCAGGCGGTGCGCAGCGGCATCCTGCACCCGGTGCCGCTGCCCATCCTGGCCGGGCTGGTGTTCGCGCAGACGGGGCTGAAGCTGCCCGGCGTGGTCGATCACTCGCTGCAGGTGCTGGGCCAGGCGCTCGGCCCCATGGCGCTGCTGCTGGTGGGCGTGACGCTGGCCTACACCCCCGTGGGCCAGCACCTGCGCAGTGCCTGGGGCATTGCCCTGGCCAAGACGGTGCTGCACCCGCTGCTGCTGGCGGCGCTGGCCTGGCTGTTCGGGCTGTCGGGCCTGCCGGTGGCGGTGATGTTCATGGCCGCCTCGCTGCCGGTGGGGGCCAATGTGTTCCTGTTCACGCAGCGCTATGGCGTGCTGCAGCAGGAGGTGTCGGCCAGCATCGCCGTGTCCACGGCGCTGGCGCTGCTCACGGTGCCGCTGATGCTGGCGCTGGCGCAGCGCTTCCTCGCCTGA
- a CDS encoding pirin family protein: MMELRPAAQRGIANLGWLHSQHSFSFGSYYDPQHQGFSDLLVINEDRVQPGRGFDPHGHRDMEIFSYVLDGALEHKDSMGTGSAIQPGDVQMMSAGSGVRHSEYNASRQAPVHFLQIWIVPDRKGVAPRYQQRHFGAEEKRGRLRAIITPDGADGALSVYQDARVYAGLFDGAEQQRFVLPENRFAYVHVARGALQVNGQRLAAGDAVKLRQVREVEFAQGEQAEVLLFDLRPNETPRY, translated from the coding sequence ATGATGGAACTCCGCCCCGCCGCGCAGCGCGGCATCGCCAACCTGGGCTGGCTGCACTCGCAGCACAGCTTCTCCTTCGGCAGCTACTACGATCCACAGCACCAGGGGTTCTCCGACCTGCTGGTGATCAACGAGGACCGGGTGCAGCCGGGCCGGGGGTTCGACCCGCATGGCCACCGCGACATGGAGATTTTTTCCTACGTCCTCGACGGCGCCCTGGAGCACAAGGACTCGATGGGCACGGGCTCGGCCATCCAGCCGGGCGACGTGCAGATGATGAGCGCCGGCAGCGGCGTGCGCCACAGCGAATACAACGCCTCGCGCCAGGCGCCGGTGCATTTCCTGCAGATCTGGATCGTGCCCGACCGCAAGGGCGTGGCGCCGCGCTACCAGCAGCGCCACTTCGGCGCAGAGGAAAAGCGTGGCCGCCTGCGCGCCATCATCACCCCCGACGGAGCCGACGGTGCGCTATCGGTCTACCAGGATGCGCGCGTCTACGCCGGGCTGTTCGATGGGGCCGAGCAGCAGCGCTTCGTGCTGCCGGAAAACCGCTTTGCCTACGTGCACGTGGCACGCGGGGCGCTGCAGGTCAACGGCCAGCGCCTGGCGGCGGGCGATGCCGTCAAGCTGCGGCAGGTGCGCGAGGTGGAATTCGCCCAGGGCGAGCAGGCCGAGGTGCTGCTGTTCGACCTGCGCCCAAACGAAACGCCGCGCTACTGA
- a CDS encoding OmpA family protein: MSSSDDDSQQRFALGFLFALIALVVSTVVGVVVFKRGIAHAPAAPKAAVVQAVEAAAPGVAVVEEATVVVEGGVVKFYFATGKADLATGAKQALADVIKGVLQGRKAVVSGFHDATGDLAVNQELAKQRAFAVRDALLSLGITEEGIELKKPEQTLADGSNAEARRVEVTLAP, translated from the coding sequence ATGTCCAGTTCCGACGACGATAGCCAGCAGCGTTTTGCCCTCGGGTTCCTGTTTGCCCTGATTGCGCTGGTGGTTTCCACCGTGGTGGGGGTCGTGGTGTTCAAGCGCGGCATCGCCCATGCGCCGGCGGCGCCCAAGGCCGCCGTGGTGCAGGCCGTCGAGGCCGCCGCGCCCGGGGTGGCCGTGGTGGAAGAAGCCACCGTGGTGGTCGAGGGCGGCGTGGTCAAGTTCTACTTCGCCACCGGCAAGGCCGACCTGGCCACGGGCGCCAAGCAGGCCCTGGCGGACGTCATCAAGGGCGTGCTGCAGGGCAGGAAGGCCGTGGTGTCGGGCTTTCACGACGCCACCGGCGATCTGGCCGTGAACCAGGAACTGGCCAAGCAGCGCGCCTTCGCCGTGCGCGACGCGCTGCTCTCGCTGGGCATCACCGAAGAGGGCATCGAGCTGAAGAAGCCCGAGCAGACCCTGGCCGATGGCAGCAACGCCGAGGCCCGCCGCGTGGAAGTGACGCTGGCGCCCTGA
- a CDS encoding TonB-dependent receptor encodes MKHIPNLVSFHGARSGALHAAQTAAALAVALLITTLAQEAQAQPQGAAAALPEVTVSASGLQLGSDDMATPVSVLEGDELVRRREGTLGETLNSEPGIQSSHFGAGASRPVIRGMDGPRVQVLSDGSQVQDASTVSPDHAVVAEPLLARQVEVLRGPSALIHGGGAIGGVVNVLDDKIPTAIPQKGYEGSAELRLGSAASEKTGAFQLTGGAGNLAVHVEGLARDAGDYRVGSGWEGGRKVPGSFNRTDSGSLGLSWIGDQGYLGVAYTRQTAKYGLPGHNHSFEGCHTHGDHLHCGSHSGHDGHDHGDDDHDHDHGAEDVPVVDLRSERWDVRGELRNPFAGFSALRLRAGVTDYQHDEVEDGAVATTFRNKAHDLRVELQHEPLAGWRGVFGVQATQRKFSAEGEEAYVQPTETRRTGLFLLEEYQWQQWRFAAALRHERQTVDALTSGLSNSHNGTSASLSAVWKFTPGYALSASWTQARRMPTAEELYAKGLHMATSTYERGDPNLKPETAQSIDLALRKTAGDTTFGVSVFHNRVKDYIYGRTLDELDGLQLLQYSQADATFTGLEAQVRQRLTRNLGVTLFGDVVRARLDAGGNLPRIPAARAGLRLDANWQAWDGQVEWVQAARQDRVADFETATPGYGMLNLGLAYSSRLAGGTPWQLYVKGNNLTDRLGYAHTSFIKNAAPLMGRNVTVGVKVSF; translated from the coding sequence ATGAAGCACATTCCGAACCTCGTTTCCTTCCACGGCGCCCGTTCCGGCGCGCTCCACGCGGCGCAGACGGCCGCCGCCCTGGCCGTGGCCCTGCTCATCACCACCCTGGCGCAGGAGGCGCAGGCCCAGCCGCAGGGCGCAGCCGCTGCGCTGCCCGAGGTCACCGTCTCCGCCAGCGGCCTGCAGCTCGGCAGCGACGACATGGCCACGCCCGTGAGCGTGCTGGAGGGCGATGAACTGGTGCGTCGGCGCGAAGGCACGCTGGGCGAAACTCTGAACAGCGAGCCGGGCATCCAGTCCAGCCACTTCGGCGCAGGCGCCAGCCGCCCGGTGATCCGCGGCATGGACGGGCCGCGCGTGCAGGTGCTGTCCGACGGCTCGCAGGTGCAGGACGCCTCCACCGTCAGCCCCGACCACGCCGTGGTCGCCGAACCCCTGCTGGCGCGCCAGGTCGAGGTGCTGCGCGGCCCCTCGGCGCTGATCCACGGCGGCGGCGCCATCGGCGGCGTGGTCAACGTGCTGGACGACAAGATCCCCACGGCCATTCCTCAGAAGGGCTACGAGGGCAGTGCCGAGCTGCGCCTGGGCAGCGCCGCGAGCGAGAAAACCGGCGCCTTCCAGCTCACGGGCGGCGCGGGCAACCTGGCCGTGCACGTCGAAGGGCTGGCGCGCGATGCGGGCGACTACCGCGTGGGCAGCGGCTGGGAGGGCGGGCGCAAGGTGCCGGGCAGCTTCAACCGCACCGACTCCGGCAGCCTCGGCCTGTCGTGGATCGGCGACCAGGGCTACCTGGGCGTGGCCTACACGCGCCAGACCGCCAAGTACGGGCTGCCAGGGCACAACCACAGCTTCGAGGGCTGCCACACGCACGGCGACCACCTGCACTGCGGCAGCCATAGCGGCCACGACGGGCATGACCACGGGGACGACGACCACGACCATGACCATGGCGCGGAGGACGTGCCCGTGGTGGACTTGCGCAGCGAACGCTGGGACGTGCGCGGCGAGCTGCGCAACCCCTTCGCCGGCTTCTCGGCGCTGCGCCTGCGCGCGGGCGTGACCGATTACCAGCACGACGAAGTGGAAGACGGCGCCGTCGCCACCACCTTCCGTAACAAGGCGCACGACCTGCGCGTGGAACTGCAGCACGAGCCGCTGGCCGGCTGGCGCGGCGTGTTCGGCGTGCAGGCCACGCAGCGCAAGTTCAGCGCCGAGGGCGAAGAGGCCTACGTGCAGCCGACCGAAACGCGCCGCACCGGCCTGTTCCTGCTGGAGGAATACCAGTGGCAGCAGTGGCGCTTCGCCGCCGCGCTGCGCCACGAGCGCCAGACGGTGGACGCGCTGACCTCGGGCCTGTCGAACAGCCACAACGGCACCTCGGCCTCGCTCAGCGCGGTGTGGAAGTTCACGCCCGGCTACGCGCTGTCGGCCTCGTGGACGCAGGCGCGCCGCATGCCCACGGCCGAGGAGCTGTACGCCAAGGGCCTGCACATGGCCACCAGCACCTACGAGCGCGGCGACCCGAACCTCAAGCCGGAAACGGCCCAGTCCATCGACCTGGCCCTGCGCAAGACGGCGGGCGACACCACCTTCGGCGTGAGCGTGTTCCACAACCGCGTGAAGGACTACATCTACGGCCGCACGCTGGACGAACTCGACGGCCTGCAACTGCTGCAGTACAGCCAGGCCGACGCCACCTTCACCGGCCTGGAGGCGCAGGTGCGCCAGCGCCTGACCCGCAACCTGGGCGTGACGCTGTTCGGCGACGTGGTGCGTGCCAGGCTGGACGCGGGCGGCAACCTGCCGCGCATTCCCGCCGCCCGCGCGGGCCTGCGCCTGGACGCCAACTGGCAGGCCTGGGACGGCCAGGTGGAATGGGTGCAGGCGGCGCGCCAGGACCGCGTGGCCGACTTCGAGACCGCCACGCCCGGCTACGGCATGCTCAACCTGGGCCTGGCCTACAGCAGCCGCCTGGCCGGCGGCACGCCGTGGCAGCTCTACGTGAAGGGCAACAACCTGACCGACCGCCTGGGCTACGCCCACACCTCGTTCATCAAGAACGCGGCGCCGCTGATGGGGCGCAACGTCACGGTGGGCGTCAAGGTGTCGTTCTGA
- the vat gene encoding Vat family streptogramin A O-acetyltransferase, giving the protein MNGPLPSEIHPMAGFPQVCFIKNIITNPHIVVGDYTYYDDPDGSENFERNVLYHFPFIGDRLVIGKFCALARGVKFIMNGANHKMSGISTYPFQIFGNGWEKVMPGMDDLPYKGDTIIGHDVWIGYDSVIMPGVKIGNGAIISARSVVASDVPAYTIYGGNPARCIRERFPEATVAILEEIAWWDWSIEKISRNLALIVSSDIEALQACAAASS; this is encoded by the coding sequence ATGAATGGTCCCCTTCCTTCCGAAATACACCCGATGGCCGGATTCCCTCAGGTGTGCTTCATCAAGAACATCATCACCAATCCGCATATCGTGGTGGGCGATTACACCTATTACGATGACCCAGACGGTTCGGAAAACTTCGAGCGCAATGTGCTTTATCATTTTCCCTTCATTGGCGACCGGCTGGTGATTGGGAAGTTCTGTGCATTGGCCCGGGGCGTCAAATTCATCATGAATGGGGCCAATCACAAGATGTCGGGAATTTCCACCTATCCTTTCCAGATTTTCGGAAATGGGTGGGAGAAGGTCATGCCCGGCATGGACGATTTGCCCTACAAGGGCGATACCATCATTGGCCATGATGTATGGATTGGATATGACAGCGTCATCATGCCAGGCGTGAAAATCGGCAACGGCGCCATTATTTCGGCGCGTTCCGTGGTGGCAAGCGATGTGCCGGCCTACACCATTTATGGCGGCAATCCCGCCAGATGCATCAGAGAGCGTTTTCCCGAAGCAACCGTGGCCATCCTGGAAGAAATCGCCTGGTGGGATTGGTCCATTGAGAAAATATCCAGAAATCTGGCGCTGATTGTTTCTTCGGATATTGAGGCGCTCCAGGCTTGCGCTGCGGCTTCGTCGTGA
- the pdxH gene encoding pyridoxamine 5'-phosphate oxidase: MNATPSSIADLRKSYERAELSEDASHADPLQQFDQWLHEALAAQVPEPNAMTLATVDGSLRPSTRIVLIKGYDARGIVWYTNYGSRKGRELAGNPFAALQFHWVELERVVRIEGRVEKVDAADSDAYYASRPLDSRIGAWASPQSQVIPGRSVLVANAARYGAQFLLQPPRPPHWGGYRLVPERWEFWQGRKSRLHDRLRYRLESGAWLRERLAP, from the coding sequence ATGAACGCAACGCCCTCCTCCATCGCCGACCTGCGCAAGAGCTACGAGCGCGCGGAACTGAGCGAAGACGCCTCCCACGCCGACCCGCTGCAGCAATTCGACCAATGGCTCCACGAAGCCCTGGCAGCCCAGGTGCCCGAGCCCAACGCCATGACCCTGGCCACCGTGGACGGCAGCCTGCGCCCCAGCACGCGCATCGTGCTCATCAAGGGCTACGACGCGCGCGGCATCGTCTGGTACACCAACTACGGCAGCCGCAAGGGCCGCGAACTGGCGGGCAACCCCTTTGCCGCGCTGCAATTCCATTGGGTGGAGCTGGAGCGCGTAGTGCGCATCGAGGGCCGCGTGGAAAAGGTGGACGCCGCCGACAGCGACGCCTACTACGCCAGCCGCCCGCTGGACTCGCGCATCGGCGCCTGGGCCAGCCCGCAGAGCCAGGTCATTCCCGGCCGCAGCGTGCTGGTGGCCAATGCCGCCAGGTACGGCGCGCAATTCCTGCTGCAGCCGCCGCGCCCGCCGCACTGGGGCGGCTACCGGCTGGTGCCCGAGCGCTGGGAATTCTGGCAAGGCCGCAAAAGCCGCCTGCACGACCGGCTGCGCTACCGCCTGGAAAGCGGCGCGTGGCTGCGCGAGCGCCTGGCGCCTTGA